In the genome of Triticum urartu cultivar G1812 chromosome 5, Tu2.1, whole genome shotgun sequence, one region contains:
- the LOC125510187 gene encoding mediator of RNA polymerase II transcription subunit 10b-like, whose protein sequence is MDSAAPNSSSSAAATAAVVAAAAASGNGVQGGDRPEDPSKQNLAQVTASIQRTLGLLHQLNLNVSSFSSASQLPLLQRLNALVAELDTMQKLAEGCNIQVPMEVVNLIDDGKNPDEFTRDVLNSCIAKNQITKGKTDAFKSLRKHLLEELEEAFPEDIEAYRQIRATSAAESKRLAQSQNVLPNGDSNVKAEH, encoded by the exons ATGGACAGCGCTGCCCCGAActcttcctcctccgccgccgcaaCCGCCGCCGTCGTAGCGGCTGCGGCCGCTTCCGGTAACGGTGTACAAGGGGGCGACCGTCCGGAGGACCCGTCGAAGCAGAACCTGGCGCAGGTCACGGCCTCGATCCAGAGGACCCTGGGCCTGCTCCACCAGCTCAACCTCAACGTCTCCTCCTTCAGCTCCGCGTCCCAGCTCCCCCTCCTCCAGCGCCT GAACGCGCTGGTGGCGGAGCTCGACACGATGCAGAAGCTCGCCGAAGGGTGCAACATCCAGGTGCCCATGGAGGTCGTCAA TTTGATCGATGACGGGAAGAACCCCGATGAGTTCACCCGGGACGTGCTCAACAGCTGCATCGCCAAGAACCAGATCACCAAGGGCAAGACCGATGCTTTCAAG AGTCTGAGGAAGCATCTTCTAGAGGAGCTTGAAGAAGCTTTTCCTGAAGACATTGAAGCATACAGGCAGATACGTGCTACTTCTGCCGCT GAATCAAAGCGGTTGGCTCAGTCGCAAAATGTTTTGCCTAATGGAGATTCCAATGTGAAAGCTGAGCACTGA